Genomic segment of Vallitalea longa:
CGTATAGATATTCAGATATGGTACTTGAGAAGAAAGATGGTTTAGTAGATGTTAAAGTAAGAGTAACTAATATTGGAAAAGTTGATGGAGAAGAAATTATTCAGGTTTATGTAGGAGTAATTAATTCTATGATAGAACGTCAAAAAAAACTTTTAAAAGGATTTGATAAAGTATTTATCAAATCAGGTGAAACCAAAGAAATTTCTATACCAATAAACATAAAGGAATTATATTATTTTAGTAGTGAGTCAATGAATTGGGAATTAGAACATGGTATCTATAAATTTATGGTTGGACCAAGTTCAGATGAGACAACTTTATTAAAGAAGGAGTTAAGATTATAAATTATTATATAATTAAAGGAAATTTGACTTGTTATTAATATGAAATGATTATATAATGTAAGTAATAGTTAAGACTATTGTGTAATTTGTTGATGCTTAATGGATTATATGATAGTTTTTGTTATTGAGAGATAAATTTGACTTATAATTTTATTTGGTAACTTACTTGTATATTACTAGTATATGACACCAATAGAGTACACCATAGGGTATTGCAGAAGTTAATAAACTATAGGAGGTTCTATTATGGGAAATTATACAAGGGAAGTCAAAGAGCAAATATTAAGTCTAGTGGATGCAGATGGTAATTTTCAATTTGGAACATATAACAAACCTGTCAAGAAATTAAATATGTTAGATGCCAAGAAACCATTAGGATTTCCATTTACTAAGCACTTCAAAAATTTCAGGTTGAAAGAGTGGGAAGCATTTCAAGCAGGTAATAAGGATATTTTTATGCTTGGAGCTGTATATAATACCAAAACATCTGCCCTGAATCAATTATCCATCTATGATAAAAGAAACGACAAACTATATAATTACAGGAAGTATTGTATTCCATGGAAGCAAACATTAAGTAATGGGATGTATCAAAGTGAAAGCAAATATGATTCTAAAGATTTTTCGATAATCATTTATAATGACCTTGATGAAGGTAAGATTGATATTTCAGTTACAATAAAAAATAAAAATGATCTACCAGATATCAAGTTAGAAATGACTGCTTATCACTTAACCGAGCCTATAGTTATCTGCCAGCCTTTTGATACTAATAGGGGATTATATTCCCATAAGGCATTAATGAATATGGAAGGAACCCTATATCTTGGAAAAGAGAAAATAGTATTTGAAAAAGAATCTTCTTTCACTATTATAGATGACCATAAAGGCTATTATCCCAATAATGTAAAGTATGATTGGATTACAGGGTGTATCAACAGTAAAAATACAGGACTTATAGGTTTCAATCTGACTGATAACCAAATTAGGAATCATGAAAAATATAATGAAAATTGTTTATGGATCAATGGTAGCATGCAAGTTCTCCCTCCAATAAAATTCAATCGAGAATTGCAAGATAATAAAGAAGTATGGAAAATCAAAGATGAATATGGTATTGTAAATATATCTTTTTTTCCACTGACCAAATTACAGTTGAAATTCAATCTAGGCATTATTTATTCAGATTACGAAGGTCCTATGGGAATTTTCCAAGGATATATAAAAGATAAAGATGATAATAAGATTATGCTTAATCAATTTTTTGGTATGGGTGAAAAGAAAAGATACAGGGTTTAGAAATGTTGAATTATTGTAGGAGTCGAGTTAATGAATAGAAGAATAAGTTTGTCTGATATGTCCAGATTGCTTAACATATCAAAGTACACATTAAGATATTATGATAAAGTAGGATTAATTAAACCTAATTATGATGTTAACGGATATAGATATTATACTCTTGACCATTATTATAATTTGGTTACCATAAAATTATTAAGACAGATGGATGTTCCTATAAAAGATATCAAAAAAAGTCTTGTTGATGATAATATGGAAGATTTCATTGATTTATTAAGTAATAGTAAAAAACACATTGATGCGGAAATAGAAAGAATGATTAGAGTAAGTGATTTGATAGATAATAAGCTAAATGTCGCAAAATATGAAAA
This window contains:
- a CDS encoding DUF2804 family protein, which produces MGNYTREVKEQILSLVDADGNFQFGTYNKPVKKLNMLDAKKPLGFPFTKHFKNFRLKEWEAFQAGNKDIFMLGAVYNTKTSALNQLSIYDKRNDKLYNYRKYCIPWKQTLSNGMYQSESKYDSKDFSIIIYNDLDEGKIDISVTIKNKNDLPDIKLEMTAYHLTEPIVICQPFDTNRGLYSHKALMNMEGTLYLGKEKIVFEKESSFTIIDDHKGYYPNNVKYDWITGCINSKNTGLIGFNLTDNQIRNHEKYNENCLWINGSMQVLPPIKFNRELQDNKEVWKIKDEYGIVNISFFPLTKLQLKFNLGIIYSDYEGPMGIFQGYIKDKDDNKIMLNQFFGMGEKKRYRV